The Amycolatopsis sp. DG1A-15b genome window below encodes:
- a CDS encoding LysR family transcriptional regulator encodes MLNLVQLKVLAAVARHGSVTEAARELHYSQPSVSHHLARLEAATGARLVQRAGRGIRLTPEGRLLAGRAAEIAGRVDAAAEELAAQVGLRAGRVRLAANASTLSTLLPRAAASLAQAHPRLELCLVDRHPVEALDMLRRGEIDAALVFQHAGAPLEEEGFRFRHLADDPIHLISRRPDDSLADHHDSAWIGGCDRCRAELTAVCAGAGFSPRLGSLSDDMVVVQSLVAAGLGVAILPGLALEAHRRPGIHTTELPGVHRRIHAATYGDPPDPPAVAAVLAALARAAAPARREP; translated from the coding sequence ATGCTGAACCTGGTGCAGCTCAAGGTCCTGGCCGCGGTGGCTCGGCACGGCTCGGTGACCGAAGCGGCCCGGGAGCTCCACTATTCGCAGCCGTCGGTGAGCCACCACCTGGCCCGCCTGGAAGCGGCCACCGGCGCCCGGCTCGTGCAGCGGGCCGGCCGCGGGATCCGCCTGACGCCGGAAGGCCGCCTGCTGGCCGGCCGTGCCGCCGAAATCGCCGGACGCGTGGACGCGGCGGCCGAAGAGCTGGCCGCGCAGGTCGGCTTGCGGGCCGGGCGCGTCCGGCTGGCCGCCAACGCGTCCACGCTGAGCACCCTCCTGCCGAGAGCGGCGGCGTCGCTGGCGCAGGCCCACCCGAGGCTGGAGCTGTGCCTGGTCGACCGGCATCCGGTCGAAGCGCTGGACATGCTGCGCCGCGGCGAAATCGACGCCGCCCTCGTCTTCCAGCACGCCGGCGCCCCGCTGGAGGAGGAAGGATTCCGCTTCCGCCACCTCGCCGACGACCCGATCCACCTGATCAGCCGACGCCCGGACGACAGCCTGGCCGACCACCACGACTCGGCCTGGATCGGCGGGTGCGACCGGTGCCGGGCAGAGCTGACCGCCGTCTGCGCGGGGGCGGGTTTCAGCCCGCGCCTCGGCTCGCTCAGCGACGACATGGTCGTCGTGCAGTCCTTGGTGGCCGCCGGGCTCGGTGTCGCCATCCTCCCCGGGCTCGCGCTGGAAGCCCACCGCCGTCCCGGCATCCACACCACCGAACTGCCGGGCGTCCACCGCCGCATCCACGCGGCCACCTACGGCGACCCACCGGACCCGCCCGCGGTGGCCGCCGTCCTGGCCGCCCTCGCCCGGGCCGCCGCACCGGCGCGGCGCGAACCGTAG
- a CDS encoding dihydrofolate reductase family protein gives MTTGTVTCDLTITLDGYAAGHHQTEQRPFGDDGGDGWGDKLHAWYGEGREAHPAEFDRMLTAKAFIMGRNMFGPVRGEWDRPWTGWWGDEPPYHGPVFVLTHHPREPQPMAGGTTFHFVTDGIEAAMARAREAAGDGGISVHGGPTTVNRYLAAGLIDEVRLHVAPYTLGDGVRLFDGVPPLNLEQVDSRATASVTHLRYRVLR, from the coding sequence ATGACCACCGGAACGGTGACCTGCGACCTCACGATCACCCTCGACGGCTACGCGGCCGGGCACCACCAGACCGAGCAGCGCCCGTTCGGCGACGACGGCGGCGACGGCTGGGGCGACAAACTGCACGCCTGGTACGGCGAAGGCCGCGAGGCGCACCCGGCGGAGTTCGACCGGATGCTGACGGCCAAGGCGTTCATCATGGGGCGCAACATGTTCGGTCCGGTGCGGGGCGAGTGGGACCGGCCGTGGACGGGCTGGTGGGGCGACGAACCGCCCTACCACGGCCCGGTCTTCGTGCTCACCCACCACCCGCGCGAGCCGCAGCCGATGGCGGGCGGCACCACGTTCCACTTCGTCACCGACGGCATCGAGGCCGCGATGGCCCGCGCCCGCGAAGCGGCCGGCGACGGCGGGATCTCCGTCCACGGCGGCCCGACCACGGTCAACCGGTACCTCGCCGCGGGCCTGATCGACGAGGTGCGGCTGCACGTCGCGCCGTACACGCTCGGCGATGGCGTACGGCTGTTCGACGGCGTCCCGCCGTTGAACCTGGAGCAGGTGGACTCGCGGGCGACGGCCTCGGTCACGCACCTGCGGTATCGGGTGCTTCGGTGA
- a CDS encoding DinB family protein: protein MSNTSSKTYRHWPAPLANDELRLLLDFLQFLRATAVNKLAGLSLPQAAATPLPASPRMSALGVLKHLTAVERWWLSIEAGGADLPSLWAGSPDPSWDVAPEDTPASVVAAYKAEWARVEKALSGLGPDDRTRRRSEFTVRWVLAHVVQETARHVGHLDVLRELADGEVGE, encoded by the coding sequence ATGTCGAACACGAGTTCGAAGACGTACCGCCACTGGCCCGCGCCGCTGGCGAATGACGAGCTGCGTCTGCTGCTGGACTTCCTGCAGTTCCTCCGCGCGACGGCGGTGAACAAGCTGGCGGGGCTGTCGTTGCCGCAGGCCGCGGCGACGCCACTGCCGGCTTCGCCGCGGATGAGCGCGCTGGGCGTGCTGAAGCATCTGACGGCGGTGGAGCGCTGGTGGCTGTCGATCGAGGCGGGCGGAGCGGATCTGCCGTCGCTGTGGGCGGGCAGCCCGGACCCGAGCTGGGACGTGGCTCCGGAGGACACCCCGGCATCGGTGGTGGCGGCGTACAAGGCGGAGTGGGCCCGGGTGGAGAAGGCGCTGAGCGGCCTGGGCCCGGACGACCGCACGAGGCGGCGATCGGAGTTCACCGTGCGGTGGGTGCTGGCCCACGTGGTGCAGGAGACGGCGCGGCACGTCGGGCACCTGGACGTGCTGCGCGAGCTGGCGGACGGGGAGGTGGGCGAGTGA
- a CDS encoding ABC transporter ATP-binding protein yields MSTTGRQVLRRSIAGQRRPVVLAALLTAGHQGGEALVPVVIGVVIDQAVAGGSVGTLISWLAVLGVLFAALSTSYRLGARFGERAAERAAHDLRLDVGRRVLHPGGVAGSGTLAGELVSIGTSDAKRVGTVNGVLPFGVAGLAGLLVSAVVLLTMSLPLGLLVLLGTPPMLYLAHLIGKPLERRSEAEQERSAFASGVATDLVAGLRVLKGVGAERAAVARYRRTSQDSLRATLRAARAQAWHNGALLALTGIFIAVVALVGGTLAAAGDISVGDLVAAVGLAQYLITPFTIFSWVNGELAQGRASAARIAEVLNAAHAVGAGDAALPVPAAGHVKLSALNRGALRDVGFEARPGELLGVVATDPAAATDLLDCLGRAADPAGGSVSVDSVDLSTVDPSRVREVVLVAAHDADLFAGTVAENVTTGPKSAEAMTAAAVDEVASALPDGVATAVTERGRSLSGGQRQRVALARALAADAPVLVLHDPTTAVDTVTEARIAAGLAELRRGRTTILVTTSPALLAATDRVVLLDDGRVAGEGSHAELAGRPDYRAAVLS; encoded by the coding sequence GTGAGCACGACGGGACGGCAGGTCCTCCGCCGGTCGATCGCCGGGCAACGACGACCGGTGGTGCTCGCGGCGCTGCTGACCGCGGGCCACCAAGGCGGCGAAGCACTGGTCCCGGTGGTGATCGGCGTGGTCATCGACCAGGCCGTCGCGGGCGGCTCGGTGGGCACGCTCATCAGCTGGCTGGCGGTGCTCGGCGTGCTCTTCGCCGCGCTGTCGACCAGTTACCGCCTGGGGGCCCGCTTCGGCGAGCGCGCCGCCGAACGCGCCGCCCACGACCTCCGCCTCGACGTCGGACGCCGGGTGCTGCACCCCGGCGGCGTCGCCGGCTCCGGCACCCTCGCCGGCGAGCTGGTGAGCATCGGGACGTCGGACGCCAAGCGCGTCGGCACCGTCAACGGCGTCCTGCCCTTCGGTGTCGCGGGCCTGGCCGGGCTGCTGGTCAGCGCCGTGGTGCTGCTCACCATGTCGCTGCCGCTCGGCCTGCTCGTGCTGCTCGGCACGCCGCCGATGCTGTACCTGGCGCACCTGATCGGGAAGCCCCTGGAACGCCGGAGCGAGGCCGAGCAGGAGCGCTCGGCGTTCGCCTCCGGCGTCGCCACCGACCTCGTCGCCGGGCTGCGGGTGCTCAAAGGCGTCGGCGCCGAACGCGCCGCCGTCGCCCGCTACCGGCGGACCAGCCAGGACTCGCTGCGGGCGACGCTGCGCGCGGCGCGCGCCCAGGCCTGGCACAACGGCGCGCTGCTGGCGCTCACCGGGATCTTCATCGCCGTCGTCGCCCTCGTCGGCGGCACCCTGGCCGCGGCCGGCGACATCAGCGTCGGCGACCTGGTCGCCGCGGTCGGGCTCGCGCAGTACCTGATCACGCCGTTCACCATCTTCTCCTGGGTCAACGGCGAACTGGCGCAGGGCCGGGCGTCGGCCGCGCGGATCGCCGAAGTGCTGAACGCGGCCCACGCCGTCGGCGCCGGGGACGCGGCCCTGCCGGTTCCGGCGGCCGGGCACGTCAAGCTGTCCGCGCTGAACCGCGGTGCCCTGCGCGACGTCGGCTTCGAAGCGCGTCCGGGCGAGCTGCTGGGCGTGGTGGCCACCGACCCGGCCGCCGCGACCGACCTCCTCGATTGCCTGGGCCGCGCCGCCGATCCCGCGGGCGGCTCGGTGTCGGTCGACTCGGTGGACCTGTCCACTGTGGATCCGAGCCGGGTCCGTGAGGTGGTGCTGGTCGCCGCGCACGACGCCGATCTGTTCGCCGGGACGGTCGCCGAGAACGTGACCACCGGGCCGAAGAGCGCCGAGGCGATGACCGCGGCCGCCGTCGACGAGGTGGCGAGCGCGCTGCCCGACGGCGTCGCGACCGCCGTCACCGAACGCGGCCGGTCGCTCTCGGGTGGGCAGCGGCAGCGGGTCGCGCTCGCCCGGGCGCTCGCCGCCGACGCGCCGGTGCTGGTGCTGCACGACCCGACGACCGCCGTCGACACGGTCACCGAGGCGCGGATCGCCGCCGGACTCGCCGAACTGCGCCGCGGCCGCACCACGATCCTCGTGACCACCAGCCCGGCGCTGCTCGCCGCCACCGACCGCGTCGTCCTGCTCGACGACGGGCGGGTCGCGGGCGAAGGCAGTCACGCCGAACTGGCCGGCCGGCCCGACTACCGAGCGGCGGTGCTGTCATGA
- a CDS encoding ABC transporter ATP-binding protein, whose protein sequence is MTRELLPVADGRRIRAVLGELAGRAKGRAAAAFAMLVAATAIGLLTAPLLGRVVDLVATRRPAAELVTPIAGLVLVAVAQAVATAIGVSLVARLGETILAELRERFVERALGLPLEQLERAGSGDLTARVTNDVSVVAEGVRQALPELGRSVLTVVLTLGALAVLDWRFLLAALLAVPIQLWTVRWYVPRAKPLYAAQREAVGAQQQQLLDTIGGAKTVRAFRLADTHLERVRDRSEAAVSLALRGIRLVTRFYARLNLAEFVGLSAVLALGFVLVGADAVTVGVATAAALYFHSLFGPITTALALVDDAQAAAASLARLIGVADLPAEASPSQPARPVDASVKTAGIGYSYVDGHPVLRDVDLGVAPGERVALVGASGAGKTTLAKLIAGIHRPDTGSVTLGGVALEELGPEATRRTVGLISQEVHVFAGPLAEDLRLARPSATDAELRAALAKVGALTWVSSLPDGLATVVGEGGHQLTVTQAQQLALVRLVLADPPIAILDEATAEAGSAGSKVLEAAAAAALEGRTALVVAHRLTQAAASDRIVVLDEGAVVESGTHEDLVAAGGRYAKLWAAWSGQRA, encoded by the coding sequence ATGACCCGCGAACTCCTCCCCGTGGCCGACGGCCGCCGGATCCGCGCCGTGCTCGGCGAGCTCGCCGGCCGGGCGAAAGGCCGCGCGGCGGCCGCGTTCGCGATGCTCGTCGCGGCCACCGCGATCGGCCTGCTGACCGCGCCGCTGCTCGGCCGGGTCGTCGACCTGGTCGCCACCCGCCGCCCGGCCGCCGAGCTGGTCACGCCGATCGCAGGGCTGGTGCTCGTCGCGGTGGCGCAGGCGGTGGCGACCGCGATCGGGGTGTCGCTGGTGGCGCGGCTGGGCGAGACGATCCTGGCCGAGCTGCGCGAACGCTTCGTCGAGCGCGCGCTCGGCCTGCCGCTCGAACAGCTCGAGCGCGCCGGGTCCGGCGACCTCACCGCCCGCGTCACGAACGACGTGTCGGTGGTGGCCGAGGGCGTCCGGCAGGCGCTGCCCGAGCTGGGGCGGTCGGTGCTGACGGTCGTGCTGACACTCGGTGCGCTGGCCGTGCTGGACTGGCGGTTCCTGCTGGCGGCGCTGCTGGCCGTGCCGATCCAGCTGTGGACCGTGCGCTGGTACGTGCCGCGCGCGAAGCCGTTGTACGCCGCCCAGCGCGAGGCGGTCGGGGCGCAACAGCAGCAGCTGCTGGACACCATCGGCGGCGCGAAGACGGTCCGGGCGTTCCGGCTGGCGGACACCCACCTGGAGCGGGTGCGGGACCGGTCCGAGGCGGCCGTCTCGCTCGCGTTGCGGGGAATCCGGCTGGTGACGCGGTTCTACGCGCGGCTCAACCTGGCGGAGTTCGTCGGGCTGTCGGCCGTGCTGGCGCTGGGGTTCGTGCTGGTGGGCGCGGACGCGGTGACGGTCGGCGTCGCGACGGCGGCGGCGTTGTACTTCCACAGCCTGTTCGGGCCGATCACGACGGCGCTGGCGCTGGTCGACGACGCCCAGGCGGCCGCCGCCAGCCTCGCGCGGCTGATCGGCGTCGCGGATCTGCCCGCCGAAGCGTCGCCTTCGCAGCCGGCACGGCCGGTGGACGCGTCGGTCAAGACGGCGGGAATCGGGTACTCCTATGTGGACGGTCACCCGGTGCTGCGGGACGTCGACCTCGGTGTCGCGCCCGGCGAACGGGTGGCGCTGGTCGGCGCGAGCGGAGCGGGGAAGACGACGCTGGCCAAGCTGATCGCCGGCATCCACCGCCCGGACACGGGCTCGGTCACCCTCGGCGGTGTGGCCCTGGAGGAGCTGGGGCCGGAGGCCACGCGGCGGACGGTGGGGCTGATCAGCCAGGAGGTCCACGTCTTCGCGGGCCCGCTGGCCGAGGACCTGCGGCTCGCCCGCCCGTCGGCGACCGACGCCGAGTTGCGGGCCGCGCTGGCCAAGGTGGGCGCGCTGACCTGGGTTTCGTCCCTTCCGGACGGTCTCGCGACGGTCGTCGGCGAAGGCGGTCACCAGCTGACGGTGACGCAGGCGCAGCAGCTGGCCCTGGTCCGGCTGGTGCTGGCCGACCCGCCGATAGCGATCCTCGACGAGGCCACGGCCGAGGCGGGCAGCGCGGGTTCGAAGGTCCTGGAAGCGGCGGCCGCGGCGGCCTTGGAGGGACGCACGGCGCTGGTCGTGGCGCACCGCCTCACCCAGGCGGCGGCATCGGACCGGATCGTGGTCCTCGACGAGGGGGCGGTCGTGGAGTCCGGAACCCACGAGGACCTGGTCGCCGCCGGTGGCCGGTACGCGAAGCTGTGGGCGGCTTGGTCCGGCCAGCGCGCCTGA
- a CDS encoding RICIN domain-containing protein: MKLRSRIFAVIAAAVAMGLGVAAPAMAETNQTLEIKSVALGKCLAVGAPTYAWATVEDCTGAENQQWEQIRVDADRVIFRNLGDRTCLKGISHVVRYECDDEDEEQYWVLTGDRLTNAKTGQVADTTLYDDFGVFLADARRTDYQRWQVRVTGNAPAPPADTSGQIVRLQSVSERKCAAASGTAVQLPACTVAVEQKFQRVELGDGVVQLRNLASGTCLRTGSFGLPRVDLVSACAADDPAQQWRIEPDLVGTVRVRNVASGNYLTPRTDDITTYERTSLANWQKWSLVVA; the protein is encoded by the coding sequence GTGAAACTCAGATCGCGCATCTTTGCCGTCATCGCGGCAGCAGTGGCCATGGGATTGGGAGTCGCGGCTCCCGCGATGGCGGAAACCAATCAGACGCTCGAAATCAAGAGTGTCGCCCTTGGCAAATGCCTCGCCGTCGGGGCACCGACCTACGCCTGGGCGACGGTGGAGGACTGCACCGGCGCGGAAAACCAGCAGTGGGAGCAGATCCGCGTGGACGCCGACAGGGTGATCTTCCGCAACCTCGGCGACCGAACCTGTTTGAAGGGAATCAGCCACGTCGTCCGCTACGAATGCGACGACGAGGACGAGGAGCAGTACTGGGTGCTCACCGGCGACCGGCTGACGAACGCCAAGACGGGCCAGGTGGCCGACACCACCCTGTACGACGATTTCGGCGTGTTCCTGGCGGACGCGCGCCGCACTGACTACCAGCGGTGGCAGGTCAGGGTCACCGGGAACGCACCGGCTCCGCCGGCGGACACCAGTGGCCAGATCGTCCGGCTCCAGAGCGTGTCGGAGCGCAAGTGCGCCGCGGCCAGTGGCACCGCTGTCCAGTTGCCGGCCTGCACCGTTGCGGTGGAACAGAAGTTCCAGCGGGTCGAACTCGGCGACGGCGTGGTCCAGCTGCGCAACCTCGCGTCCGGCACCTGCCTGCGCACCGGGTCGTTCGGACTGCCCCGCGTCGATCTGGTGAGTGCCTGCGCTGCGGACGACCCCGCGCAGCAGTGGCGGATCGAGCCGGACCTGGTCGGCACGGTCCGGGTGCGCAACGTCGCCAGCGGCAACTACCTCACGCCGCGCACCGACGACATCACGACCTACGAGCGCACTTCCCTGGCGAATTGGCAGAAGTGGAGCCTCGTCGTCGCCTGA